Proteins encoded in a region of the Saccharothrix ecbatanensis genome:
- a CDS encoding universal stress protein encodes MEETIVVGVDGSPVSRTALRWAVEEAKLRGCAVEAVLAWHVDYAMVIGPMSATVAAGMDRDKLREEHRRVLDEVVAEAGGDVRPVLTEGDARDVLVKAAEHASLLVVGSRGAGPVREVLLGSVSSYCVHHANCPVVVMRTPKPEHVEPKPIITPGPLL; translated from the coding sequence ATGGAAGAGACGATCGTGGTGGGCGTGGACGGCTCACCGGTCAGCCGGACCGCGTTGCGCTGGGCCGTCGAGGAAGCCAAGCTGCGCGGCTGCGCGGTCGAGGCGGTCCTGGCCTGGCACGTGGACTACGCCATGGTGATCGGGCCGATGTCAGCCACCGTCGCCGCCGGGATGGACCGCGACAAGCTGCGCGAGGAACACCGGCGCGTGCTCGACGAGGTGGTGGCGGAGGCCGGTGGCGACGTTCGGCCCGTGCTCACCGAGGGCGACGCCCGCGACGTGCTGGTCAAGGCGGCCGAGCACGCGTCGCTGCTCGTGGTCGGCAGCCGGGGAGCGGGGCCGGTCCGCGAGGTGTTGCTGGGTTCGGTCAGTTCCTACTGCGTGCACCACGCCAACTGCCCCGTGGTGGTCATGCGCACGCCCAAGCCGGAGCACGTCGAGCCCAAGCCGATCATCACCCCGGGACCGCTGCTGTGA
- a CDS encoding bifunctional acetate--CoA ligase family protein/GNAT family N-acetyltransferase, whose protein sequence is MTASVNVDRALLADGSVVALRELGTADADALLALHRDLPVDDRYLRFFSAAPRHLDEFVARLTSPTEPLHVVIGAFASNVLVGAASYVLLDDDTAEVALVVAHDRQSHGVGTLLLEHLVSLARRRGVRRFRAEVLSVNSKMLRVFADLGLVWTSTVDSGEVRVDLGLDPGERYLDAVADREQAADVASLRAVLKPTSVVVVGAGRKSSSVGNAVLANLVDGGYTGALYAVNPHARQILGVRCHPTVTELPEAPDLAVVCVPAEAVARVAEDCGRRGVKALVVITSGVDPDGLLEVVRRHGMRMVGPNCVGVSSTDPDVRMDATFTRDRTGQGGIGLVTQSGGVAIAAAEQLRRLGLGTSELVSTGDKYDVSGNDLLLWWERDERTRAVALYLESFGNPRKFSRLARRVARRKPVLAIRAAGSEAGQRAAASHTASTATPAVTRDALFRQAGVIAVDGVGEMVDVLAALHATPLPAGRNVAVLGNAGGLGVLAADACAHHGLTIADLGPDTVEALEALLPGTASPHNPVDTTAVVDDRTFARCLDLLVADPAVDAVIAVTVPTALGDPAGGIHPTSKPVLAVSADQDGAVSLRGDAIACYTEPARAAAVLAALAERATWLRRPVPEPAELSGIDLPTARAVVAAHLAVDPAGGWLDPDQAVRLLGAFGLPVLGGVLVEDAESAVAAQRSFGGPIALKAVARGLLHKSKGGGVLLDLAGEDAVTYGFESLRERFGEQLHGVFVQPMADRGRELLVGVVTDPQFGPLVVTGLGGVDTDLVDDRAAALAPLSEADVDDLLHGFRAAPRVFAEHDEAAVRDVLLRVGRLAELVPEIAELDLNPLVLTGQRVLAVDARVRVAPAAPVDPFLRRLRDPRRTS, encoded by the coding sequence GTGACCGCCTCTGTGAACGTCGACCGGGCGTTGTTGGCGGACGGCTCCGTGGTCGCGCTGCGCGAGCTGGGAACCGCCGACGCGGACGCCCTGCTCGCCCTGCACCGCGACCTGCCGGTGGACGACCGCTACCTGAGGTTCTTCAGCGCCGCGCCGCGGCACCTGGACGAGTTCGTCGCCCGGCTGACCTCGCCCACCGAACCCCTGCACGTGGTGATCGGCGCGTTCGCCTCGAACGTCCTGGTCGGTGCGGCGAGCTACGTCCTGCTCGACGACGACACCGCCGAGGTGGCGTTGGTGGTAGCGCACGACCGGCAGTCCCACGGGGTCGGCACGCTGTTGCTGGAGCACCTGGTCTCCCTGGCGAGGCGGCGGGGCGTGCGGCGGTTCCGCGCCGAGGTGCTCTCGGTCAACTCGAAGATGTTGCGGGTCTTCGCCGACCTCGGTCTGGTATGGACGTCCACAGTGGATAGCGGGGAGGTCCGCGTCGACCTCGGCCTCGATCCCGGCGAGCGCTACCTGGACGCCGTCGCCGACCGCGAGCAGGCCGCCGACGTGGCCAGTCTGCGTGCGGTGCTGAAGCCGACGTCGGTCGTGGTGGTCGGCGCGGGTCGGAAGTCGTCGTCCGTGGGCAACGCGGTGCTGGCCAACCTGGTCGACGGCGGCTACACCGGCGCGCTGTACGCGGTGAACCCGCACGCCCGGCAGATCCTGGGTGTGCGGTGCCATCCCACGGTCACCGAGCTGCCTGAGGCGCCCGACCTGGCGGTGGTGTGCGTGCCCGCCGAGGCGGTCGCGCGGGTCGCCGAGGACTGCGGTCGGCGTGGGGTGAAGGCGCTGGTCGTGATCACCTCCGGCGTTGACCCCGACGGGCTGCTGGAGGTCGTGCGACGGCACGGCATGCGCATGGTCGGTCCGAACTGCGTCGGCGTGTCCAGCACTGACCCGGATGTGCGGATGGACGCCACCTTCACCCGCGACCGGACCGGGCAGGGCGGCATCGGCCTGGTCACCCAGTCCGGTGGTGTGGCGATCGCCGCGGCCGAGCAGCTGCGGCGGCTGGGGCTGGGCACCTCGGAATTGGTCTCGACCGGTGACAAGTACGACGTGTCCGGCAACGACCTGCTGCTGTGGTGGGAACGCGACGAGCGGACCCGGGCGGTGGCGCTGTACCTGGAGTCGTTCGGCAACCCGCGCAAGTTTTCCCGTCTGGCCCGGCGGGTGGCGCGACGCAAGCCGGTGCTGGCGATCCGGGCGGCGGGCAGCGAGGCCGGTCAGCGTGCCGCCGCGTCGCACACCGCCTCGACCGCCACCCCTGCCGTGACGCGGGACGCGTTGTTCCGGCAGGCGGGGGTGATCGCGGTGGACGGCGTCGGCGAGATGGTCGACGTGCTGGCCGCGCTGCACGCCACTCCGCTACCCGCTGGTCGCAATGTGGCCGTGCTCGGTAATGCGGGCGGACTCGGAGTGCTGGCCGCGGACGCCTGCGCCCACCACGGGTTGACCATCGCAGATCTGGGTCCGGACACGGTGGAGGCGCTTGAGGCGCTGCTGCCGGGCACCGCGAGCCCGCACAACCCGGTCGACACCACGGCGGTCGTGGACGACCGCACGTTCGCCCGCTGCCTGGACCTGCTGGTGGCCGATCCGGCGGTGGACGCGGTCATCGCGGTCACCGTGCCCACGGCGTTGGGCGACCCGGCCGGTGGTATCCACCCCACGTCCAAGCCGGTGCTCGCGGTGAGCGCCGACCAGGACGGGGCGGTGTCGCTGCGCGGCGACGCCATCGCCTGCTACACCGAACCCGCCCGTGCCGCCGCCGTGCTCGCCGCGCTGGCCGAGCGCGCGACGTGGTTGCGCCGCCCCGTACCGGAGCCCGCCGAGCTGTCGGGGATCGACTTGCCGACCGCCCGCGCGGTCGTCGCCGCCCACCTCGCCGTCGACCCCGCCGGTGGCTGGCTCGACCCCGACCAGGCGGTGCGGCTGCTGGGCGCGTTCGGGCTGCCGGTCCTCGGCGGAGTGCTGGTGGAGGACGCCGAGTCCGCGGTGGCCGCACAGCGGTCGTTCGGCGGACCCATCGCCCTCAAGGCCGTGGCCCGGGGACTGCTGCACAAGAGCAAGGGCGGCGGCGTGCTGCTCGACCTGGCCGGTGAGGACGCCGTGACCTACGGCTTCGAGTCACTGCGCGAGCGGTTCGGCGAGCAACTGCACGGCGTGTTCGTGCAGCCGATGGCCGACCGGGGACGCGAACTGCTCGTCGGCGTGGTGACCGATCCCCAGTTCGGCCCGCTCGTGGTGACCGGTCTGGGTGGTGTGGACACCGACCTGGTCGACGACCGCGCCGCAGCCCTCGCACCGCTGTCGGAGGCGGACGTGGACGACCTGCTGCACGGCTTCCGGGCCGCACCCAGGGTGTTCGCCGAGCACGACGAGGCGGCCGTGCGGGACGTGCTGCTGCGGGTCGGCCGGCTGGCCGAACTCGTCCCGGAGATCGCCGAACTCGACCTCAACCCGCTGGTCCTGACCGGGCAACGCGTGCTGGCGGTCGACGCCAGGGTCCGCGTCGCGCCCGCCGCACCGGTCGACCCGTTCCTGCGCAGGCTCCGCGACCCGAGGAGGACGTCATGA
- a CDS encoding OsmC family protein: MTVIATAPVEVTYESGEEYVVRLGDHRLRTDQPRDSGGRDAGPSPVELLVASMAACTAFYAGRFLDRHGETRHGLSVTARYRTVSDPLARIAEVSLTVRVPQGLSERHRTALLAVVRHCTVHNTLRRAPEILIELTEVKS; this comes from the coding sequence ATGACCGTCATCGCCACCGCCCCGGTCGAGGTGACCTACGAGTCCGGCGAGGAGTACGTGGTGCGGCTGGGCGATCACCGCCTCCGCACCGACCAGCCGCGGGACTCCGGCGGCCGCGACGCGGGCCCGAGCCCGGTCGAGCTGCTGGTCGCGTCGATGGCCGCCTGCACCGCCTTCTACGCGGGCCGGTTCCTCGACCGCCACGGCGAGACGCGGCACGGCCTGTCGGTGACCGCCCGGTACCGGACGGTCTCCGACCCGCTCGCCCGCATCGCCGAGGTGAGCCTGACCGTGCGCGTGCCGCAAGGGCTGTCCGAGCGGCACAGGACCGCCCTGCTGGCCGTGGTCCGGCACTGCACCGTGCACAACACGCTCCGGCGAGCGCCGGAGATCCTCATCGAGTTGACCGAGGTGAAGTCATGA
- a CDS encoding universal stress protein, translating to MNAGPIVVGIDGTPAGERALRWAMDEAAQRKLPLHVVNAYQYEPLADWAMTSEQDARARSEALVEDALRAVAVGRLELPRIIRHCVRGPAAEALEVQARGASMLVVASHSGSRLRQVLLGSTSAHCVRHATVPVVVLPSADEQHDGAAVGTGQEAGR from the coding sequence ATGAACGCAGGTCCGATCGTCGTCGGTATCGACGGCACCCCCGCCGGCGAACGCGCGCTGCGCTGGGCCATGGACGAGGCGGCGCAGCGCAAGCTGCCGCTGCACGTCGTCAACGCGTACCAGTACGAGCCGCTGGCCGACTGGGCGATGACGTCCGAGCAGGACGCGCGGGCTCGTTCGGAGGCGCTGGTCGAGGACGCATTGCGCGCGGTGGCCGTGGGCAGGCTGGAACTCCCGCGGATCATCCGGCATTGCGTGCGGGGACCGGCCGCCGAGGCGCTGGAAGTGCAGGCGCGGGGCGCGTCGATGCTCGTGGTGGCCTCGCACAGCGGCAGCCGCCTGCGACAGGTGCTGCTCGGCAGCACCAGCGCGCACTGCGTGCGACACGCGACCGTGCCCGTGGTGGTCCTTCCTTCGGCCGACGAGCAGCACGACGGGGCGGCGGTCGGCACGGGACAGGAGGCCGGGCGATGA
- a CDS encoding CBS domain-containing protein: MRVRDLMTRDVVTVSPESPARDAAALLATKGFTALPVVDGAGTLVGVVTETDALRDRLPVDPRTLVHGEPSRARAVPRRTVADVMSEPVVAAAPGTDVAELARSMVRHGARSACVVDGKRLVGIVTRRDMLRAISRDDRTLAAEVLHRLSLYADAHRWTVSVVDGRVSIVDTVDDECDRHVAAVLAGAVPGVVDVRFPEARHAVDHG; the protein is encoded by the coding sequence ATGAGAGTCCGTGACCTCATGACGCGCGACGTGGTGACAGTGTCGCCCGAGTCGCCCGCGCGTGACGCTGCGGCCCTGCTGGCCACCAAGGGGTTCACCGCCCTGCCGGTGGTCGACGGAGCCGGCACCCTGGTCGGCGTGGTGACCGAGACCGACGCGCTGCGCGACCGGCTGCCGGTCGACCCGCGCACCCTCGTGCACGGTGAACCGTCGCGGGCGCGCGCCGTCCCGCGCCGGACCGTCGCCGACGTGATGAGCGAGCCCGTGGTCGCCGCCGCGCCCGGCACGGACGTAGCCGAGCTGGCGCGGTCGATGGTGCGGCACGGCGCGCGCAGCGCGTGCGTGGTGGACGGCAAGCGGCTGGTCGGCATCGTCACCCGACGCGACATGCTGCGCGCGATCAGCCGTGACGACCGAACGCTGGCCGCCGAGGTCCTGCACCGCCTGAGCCTCTACGCCGACGCCCACCGCTGGACGGTGTCCGTGGTGGACGGCCGTGTGTCGATCGTGGACACGGTGGACGACGAGTGCGACCGACACGTGGCCGCGGTGCTCGCGGGCGCCGTTCCCGGTGTGGTCGACGTCCGCTTCCCGGAGGCCCGGCATGCCGTCGACCACGGCTGA
- a CDS encoding HAD-IC family P-type ATPase, giving the protein MPHGMPVHEVVLLAETDADTGLSGVVAGERLASLGPNRLPERRGPGRLRRMLAQFHNPLIYVLLGAAALTAALGETVDASVVLGVVLVNAIVGYMQEVRAERALDALEAMVRTEATVIRDGTAARITSDDLVPGDLVVLEEGDQVPADLRIVRTRELRVDESALTGESRPAHKDPLPVPHDTALADRANMAYSGTLVTTGGGRGVVVATGADTEIGHVHRLVGTTTTVQTPLTRKLTRFSKLLTVVILGLAVVTVVIGVLRGEPFAEMVTAAVALAVGAIPEGLPAAVTVTLAIGVARMARRNAVIRRLPAVETLGSTTIICTDKTGTLTANAMTVRQVVAGGQRWDVDGIGYSPLGDHPPAPEAVREVLLAGLACNDAHVVLQDDRWTAVGDPTEAALVVSALKAGLTAQDVPERVDELPFTSQRRFMATRHTGGVVYLKGAVERIFEFTGSTDHAAAEELAVRGLRVLAFAQAHVPEDSPLTEDALHGAVLLGLQAMHDPPRPEAVDAVRACQDAGIEVRMITGDHLGTARAIAAHFSLADDAVHARVSPEEKLRLVKQFQADGHVVAMTGDGVNDAPALRRADIGVAMGRGGTDVAKQAADMVLTDDNFSSIRAAVEEGRAVFDNLRKFIIWTLPTNMAEGLVILTAILLGTALPILPVQILWINMTTAVALGLTLAFEPREPNVMRRPPLPPSLPLLTGALVQRILLVSAVLLAGSFAVFHLHGGTLDQARTVAVNVFVAAQIAYLFNCRSLRDLRPHVGFRRNPWLPAGIAVTVALQLLFTYLPVMNTLFHTAPIGWRDWAAVVALAVVAYGVVEVEKWWRRSR; this is encoded by the coding sequence ATGCCTCACGGTATGCCGGTGCACGAGGTCGTGCTGCTCGCCGAGACCGACGCCGACACCGGCCTGTCCGGCGTCGTGGCCGGCGAGCGGCTGGCCTCGCTGGGCCCGAACAGGCTGCCCGAGCGGCGCGGCCCCGGCCGGCTGCGACGGATGCTCGCCCAGTTCCACAACCCGCTGATCTACGTTTTGCTCGGCGCGGCGGCGTTGACCGCCGCGCTGGGCGAGACCGTGGACGCTTCCGTGGTGCTGGGCGTGGTCCTGGTCAACGCGATCGTCGGCTACATGCAGGAGGTGCGGGCCGAACGCGCCCTCGACGCCCTGGAGGCAATGGTCCGCACCGAGGCGACCGTGATCCGCGATGGCACCGCTGCGCGGATCACGTCCGACGATCTGGTGCCCGGCGACCTGGTCGTGCTGGAGGAGGGCGACCAGGTGCCGGCCGACTTGCGGATCGTGCGCACGCGCGAGTTGCGCGTGGACGAGTCCGCGTTGACCGGCGAGTCTCGGCCCGCGCACAAGGACCCGCTGCCCGTGCCGCACGACACCGCGCTGGCCGACCGCGCGAACATGGCCTACTCCGGCACGCTCGTCACCACCGGCGGCGGGCGTGGCGTGGTGGTCGCCACCGGCGCCGACACCGAGATCGGCCACGTGCACCGGCTGGTCGGCACCACGACGACCGTGCAGACGCCGCTGACCCGCAAGCTCACCCGGTTCAGCAAGCTGCTGACCGTTGTCATCCTCGGGTTGGCCGTGGTGACCGTCGTCATCGGGGTGTTGCGCGGTGAGCCGTTCGCCGAGATGGTGACCGCCGCCGTCGCGCTCGCGGTCGGTGCGATCCCCGAAGGGCTGCCCGCCGCGGTGACGGTGACTCTGGCCATCGGCGTGGCGCGCATGGCGCGGCGCAACGCCGTCATCCGCCGACTGCCCGCCGTGGAGACCCTCGGCAGCACCACGATCATCTGCACCGACAAGACCGGCACCCTCACCGCCAACGCCATGACCGTGCGCCAGGTCGTGGCCGGCGGGCAGCGATGGGACGTCGACGGCATCGGCTACTCGCCGCTCGGCGATCACCCGCCCGCGCCGGAGGCCGTGCGTGAGGTTCTGCTGGCAGGGCTGGCGTGCAACGACGCCCACGTCGTCCTCCAGGACGACCGCTGGACCGCCGTCGGCGACCCCACCGAAGCCGCGCTGGTCGTGTCCGCGCTCAAGGCCGGGTTGACGGCACAGGACGTGCCCGAACGCGTGGACGAGTTGCCGTTCACCTCGCAGCGCCGGTTCATGGCCACCCGGCACACCGGTGGCGTGGTCTACCTCAAGGGCGCGGTCGAGCGCATCTTCGAGTTCACCGGCTCCACCGACCACGCCGCCGCCGAAGAGTTGGCCGTTCGCGGCCTGCGGGTGCTCGCGTTCGCCCAGGCGCACGTGCCCGAAGACAGCCCGTTGACCGAGGACGCGCTGCACGGCGCCGTCCTGCTCGGCCTCCAGGCCATGCACGACCCACCCCGGCCCGAGGCTGTCGACGCGGTCCGCGCCTGCCAGGACGCGGGCATCGAGGTCCGCATGATCACCGGAGACCACCTCGGCACCGCCCGTGCCATCGCCGCCCACTTCTCCCTCGCCGACGACGCCGTGCACGCGCGCGTGTCGCCCGAGGAGAAGTTGAGGCTGGTCAAGCAGTTCCAGGCCGACGGACACGTGGTCGCGATGACCGGTGACGGCGTCAACGACGCACCGGCGTTGCGGCGCGCCGACATCGGCGTCGCCATGGGACGCGGCGGCACCGACGTCGCCAAGCAGGCCGCCGACATGGTGCTGACCGACGACAACTTCTCGTCCATCCGCGCCGCGGTGGAGGAGGGGCGCGCGGTCTTCGACAACCTGCGCAAGTTCATCATCTGGACCCTGCCCACGAACATGGCCGAGGGACTGGTCATCCTCACCGCGATCCTGCTCGGCACCGCCCTGCCGATCCTGCCGGTGCAGATCCTGTGGATCAACATGACCACCGCCGTCGCGCTCGGCCTGACCCTGGCCTTCGAACCACGCGAACCCAACGTCATGCGCCGCCCACCGCTGCCGCCGTCACTGCCACTGCTCACCGGCGCGCTGGTGCAACGCATCCTGCTCGTCTCCGCCGTGCTGCTGGCCGGGTCGTTCGCCGTCTTCCACCTGCACGGCGGAACGCTGGACCAGGCGCGGACGGTCGCGGTCAACGTCTTCGTCGCCGCCCAGATCGCCTACCTGTTCAACTGTCGGTCGCTGCGGGACCTCCGGCCGCACGTCGGCTTCCGCCGCAACCCGTGGCTGCCGGCCGGCATCGCCGTCACCGTCGCCCTGCAACTGCTGTTCACGTACCTCCCGGTGATGAACACCCTGTTCCACACCGCGCCGATCGGCTGGCGCGACTGGGCGGCCGTGGTGGCGCTGGCCGTCGTCGCCTACGGGGTGGTCGAAGTCGAGAAGTGGTGGCGTCGCAGCAGGTGA
- a CDS encoding HPF/RaiA family ribosome-associated protein, giving the protein MSHVHEIVTIRVDLAAGVSGEAADYARAKVATVAKYSPADISYAKVRLSTDGPRLLAAHASLDVNGTPVNANASAETYQEAVDLLHDKLQHQLADMGR; this is encoded by the coding sequence ATGAGCCACGTGCACGAGATCGTCACCATCAGGGTCGACCTGGCCGCCGGTGTGTCCGGCGAAGCCGCCGACTACGCCCGCGCCAAAGTCGCCACCGTCGCCAAGTACTCCCCCGCCGACATCTCCTACGCGAAGGTCCGGCTGAGCACCGACGGGCCTCGGCTGCTGGCGGCGCACGCGTCCCTGGACGTCAATGGAACACCGGTCAACGCCAACGCGAGCGCCGAGACCTACCAGGAGGCCGTGGACCTGCTGCACGACAAGTTGCAGCACCAGCTCGCCGACATGGGCCGCTGA
- a CDS encoding phosphoketolase family protein — protein sequence MSQQPENTVPDLSLVDAYWRAANYLSAGQIYLLDNPLLTEPLRAEHIKPRLLGHWGTTPGLNFVYAHLNRVINDRSQDVLFVTGPGHGGPALLANTWLEGSYTDTHPNVQRDGEGMRKLFRQFSFPGGVPSHVAPEVPGSIHEGGELGYSLAHAFGAAFDNPDLVVACVVGDGEAETGPLAASWHGNKFLDPANDGAVLPILHLNGYKIANPAILARIPHDELDSLLRGYGYAPFYVEGDDPALLHPRMAEVLDEVFDKIRAIQDAARAGDPERPRWPMIVLRTPKGWTGPSEVDGVPVEGTWRSHQVPLSGVRDNPGHLRQLEAWLRSYRPEELFDADGRPKPELLALAPRGELRMGATPHANGGLLLRELRMPGTAPYSVEVVKHGTTTSEPTRALGRMLRDVMTFNAAEKNFRVFGPDETASNRLDAVFEVTAKQWLAEKLPTDEHLERSGRVVEVLSEHLCQGFLEGYLLTGRHGLFNCYEAFTHIVDSMFNQHAKWLKTHREIDWRRPVASLNYLLSSHVWRQDHNGFSHQDPGFIDHVMNKKAEVVRVYLPADTNTLLSVADHCLRSRDYVNVIVSGKNYTPDWLDPEEADLHCARGAGIWDWAGTVDGLTEPDVVLACAGDVPTLEIMAAAALLREHLPELKIRVVNVVDLMRLQPDTEHPHGMPDREFDALFTPDKPVLFAYHGYPWLIHRLTYRRTNHHNIHVRGYKEEGTTTTPFDMLVLNDMDRYRLVIDVIDRVPGLGVKAAGLRQRMQDQRTRHHAYIREHGEDLPEIRDWTWPY from the coding sequence ATGTCGCAGCAGCCGGAGAACACCGTGCCGGACTTGTCCTTGGTCGATGCCTACTGGCGGGCCGCGAACTACCTCTCGGCAGGGCAGATCTACCTGCTGGACAACCCCCTGCTGACCGAGCCGCTGAGGGCTGAGCACATCAAGCCCCGCCTGCTGGGCCACTGGGGCACCACGCCCGGCCTGAACTTCGTCTACGCCCACCTCAACCGGGTGATCAACGACCGGTCCCAGGACGTGCTGTTCGTGACCGGTCCGGGTCACGGCGGTCCGGCGCTGCTGGCCAACACCTGGCTGGAGGGCTCATACACCGACACGCACCCCAACGTGCAGCGTGACGGCGAAGGCATGCGCAAGCTGTTCCGCCAGTTCTCCTTCCCGGGCGGGGTGCCCAGCCACGTGGCGCCCGAAGTGCCCGGCTCCATCCACGAGGGCGGCGAGCTCGGGTACTCGTTGGCGCACGCGTTCGGCGCGGCGTTCGACAACCCCGACCTGGTGGTGGCGTGCGTCGTCGGCGACGGTGAGGCCGAGACCGGGCCGCTGGCCGCGAGCTGGCACGGCAACAAGTTCCTCGACCCGGCGAACGACGGCGCGGTGCTGCCGATCCTGCACCTCAACGGCTACAAGATCGCCAACCCGGCGATCCTGGCCCGCATCCCGCACGACGAGCTGGACTCGCTGCTGCGCGGTTACGGCTACGCCCCGTTCTACGTGGAGGGCGACGACCCGGCCCTGCTGCACCCGCGCATGGCCGAGGTCTTGGACGAGGTGTTCGACAAGATCCGGGCCATCCAGGACGCCGCTCGCGCCGGGGACCCGGAGCGCCCGCGCTGGCCGATGATCGTGCTGCGCACGCCCAAGGGCTGGACCGGTCCGTCCGAAGTGGATGGTGTGCCGGTGGAAGGCACGTGGCGTTCCCACCAGGTGCCGCTCTCCGGCGTCCGCGACAATCCCGGCCACCTGCGGCAGTTGGAGGCGTGGCTGCGCTCCTACCGGCCGGAGGAGCTGTTCGACGCCGACGGCCGCCCGAAGCCAGAACTGCTGGCGTTGGCGCCGCGCGGTGAGCTGCGGATGGGCGCCACCCCGCACGCCAACGGCGGCTTGCTGCTGCGAGAACTCCGCATGCCCGGCACCGCGCCGTACTCGGTCGAGGTGGTCAAGCACGGCACCACCACGTCCGAGCCGACCCGCGCACTGGGCCGCATGTTGCGCGACGTCATGACGTTCAACGCGGCCGAGAAGAACTTCCGCGTGTTCGGCCCGGACGAGACCGCCTCGAACCGCCTGGACGCGGTGTTCGAGGTGACCGCCAAGCAGTGGTTGGCCGAGAAGCTGCCCACCGATGAGCACCTGGAGCGCAGCGGCCGGGTGGTGGAGGTGCTGTCGGAGCACCTGTGCCAGGGGTTCCTGGAGGGCTACCTGCTGACCGGGCGGCACGGCCTGTTCAACTGCTACGAGGCGTTCACCCACATCGTGGACTCGATGTTCAACCAGCACGCCAAGTGGCTCAAGACCCATCGGGAGATCGACTGGAGGCGCCCCGTGGCGTCGCTGAACTACCTGCTCTCGTCGCACGTGTGGCGGCAGGACCACAACGGCTTTTCCCACCAGGATCCAGGCTTCATCGACCACGTGATGAACAAGAAGGCCGAGGTCGTCCGCGTCTACCTGCCCGCCGACACCAACACCCTGCTGTCCGTGGCCGACCACTGCCTGCGCAGCCGCGACTACGTCAACGTCATCGTCTCGGGCAAGAACTACACCCCGGACTGGCTCGACCCCGAGGAAGCCGACTTGCACTGCGCGCGCGGAGCGGGCATCTGGGATTGGGCCGGCACCGTCGACGGCCTGACCGAACCCGACGTCGTGCTCGCCTGCGCCGGTGACGTGCCCACCCTGGAGATCATGGCCGCCGCCGCGTTGCTGCGCGAGCACCTGCCCGAGCTGAAGATCCGGGTGGTCAACGTCGTGGACCTGATGCGGCTGCAACCGGACACCGAGCACCCGCACGGCATGCCCGACCGCGAGTTCGACGCCCTGTTCACCCCGGACAAGCCGGTCCTGTTCGCCTACCACGGCTACCCGTGGCTGATCCACCGCCTCACCTATCGCCGCACCAACCACCACAACATCCACGTGCGCGGCTACAAGGAGGAAGGCACCACCACCACACCGTTCGACATGTTGGTGCTCAACGACATGGACCGCTACCGGCTGGTCATCGACGTGATCGACCGGGTGCCCGGCCTGGGTGTCAAGGCCGCCGGGTTGCGCCAGCGGATGCAGGACCAGCGCACCCGCCACCACGCCTACATCCGTGAGCACGGCGAAGACCTGCCCGAGATCCGCGACTGGACTTGGCCCTACTGA